The Chryseolinea soli nucleotide sequence GATATACGATCTCAGTCGTTGCGCATACGCATCGCGCCACGCCCAACCCGATGTGGGCCAGGGCCAATTTTCTTCGGGAAGATCAGTGGAGATGAAGGCCATGTGCTGATTGTTGCCATCGGCTTTCTCGTTGGGCAAGGCCACCATGTTGGTGATCCGCGCGATGCCCCACCGGTCGCCGGGAATCATCGAGGGATTGCCCTTCGCAATGTGCTTACGGTTTTCTTCCAGCATGGCCTCGGTCACGTCCAACATTTGTACACCGGTGTGTCGGCCGGTCCAAACGTCTTCAATGAGCGAAACATACTCCTCGCGGTTATACTTTGCCGGCTTCTGAATTTCTGTACGATTGGCAGGGTTGTTTGTGAGACACAACCGGTAGTTATACGATTGCACGGCATTGTCGCCTTGAAAGGTTGTACCTTCTCCTTCGGGACCGCCCCAATATTTATAGACGACGCCCGCACCGGTCTCGCCGAATTCATCCTTGCCTTCGCGGCCCAGACGGAAGGGAACTTTTGCTGCAGCACCCAGGTCGCCTTCATAGGTGGCGTCGAGAAAAATTTTGCCTTTGTATTCCTCTGTCTTTCCGTTCTCGCGGTTCAGCACGCGGATGGATTGGATCACATCGTTGTATACCGTTATGTTTTTTTCCAGCACATCAAACTGGCGCATCTTGAGCACGGTGATGTTCTTTTGTTCCGCCAGCATTTGTTCCAGGACGCTTTCGCCTACCGAGGGTTCGAAGTGGAAACCTTCGGAGCAATCTTTCACCTGCTTTGAATTTTCACCATACGTGGTCACGTAATGTTTTTTTACACGCGAAATAAATTCGGCAAACAACCCGGTGGTGGCGCCACGCGTGGCAATGTCTGTGGCGCCAAGTCCGTTGGCGGGAAGACCACCGATGTGGTTGGTGCGCTCCAGGATGACCGAAGTCTTTCCTTGTTTCGCCGCCGCAATGCCCGCCATGATCCCTCCCGGGGTTCCCCCCACGATCACGAGGTCATACTGCCCATAGACCGTAACGGTCACCAAGAGGCATAATGTGATCCATAGAATATTTTTCATTCTTGAAATTAGAATTTAAGATTTTTGACTACTTGGAAGCGCCGGTTTGGGATGGCACAAAGATGACGGCATCGGCCACCACCGTTCCGTCGGCCTGGCGTGTGGAAAGTTCAACGGATGCCGTCGTCCCTTTTGACAAGGCATACGTACCCAGCGATACCCACTCACCCGAGGTCTGTCCTTCCACCACCACATCCGAAGCTTTGATGATAACTTCCTTTTTATTCTTGCCGTCGAACACGGTGACCTTACTCTGCGCGGAAAGGTTTTTCACTTTCGGCATATAGAGAAAGGCGGTGTAGTTACCGTTTTTCGGAATCTCGGGAGTGAAGCGCACGGTGCTCTCGGCGGTCGTAGCCGTTACGTCGGCCTGGAAGAATGAGGGGCCGTAGCCGCCTTTGGCTTCTGTGGTCCAGCTTCCAGTGTGTGTAACATGCTGTGTGTCGTCGTTGTCCACCAGGATGTCCATGATCCGGCCGTCGGCCAGGGGATTGGATTTCAATTGTTGTTGAAGTTTAGCAATGTCGATGTTTTGGATGTCGGTGCGCGCATCGATGGCCATCGCGGCGGCGACGGCAGAAGATTGTCCCAACACCATGAACACGGGCTCCATGCGGATCGAGCCATAGGCAATGTGTGTCGCCGAGAGGCAAACGGGCACAAACAGGTTTCCGCATTGTGCGGCTTTTGGCACGATCGATCCATACGCAATGGGATAGGGACCAAAAACGCCTACCTCAACATTTCCCTCGTTCTTCACCTGGCCGTCTATGATCAGGCGCTGGCAATTGTGCGAGTCCATCCCATAGGCCGCCATGCCCACGCCGTCCTTCACTACCTCCGCGCCCACGCAGTTTGCTTGTCGCATCACATAGGCGCCCACCATGCGACGGGCTTCCCTTACGTAGAGTTGGGGTGACCAGTTGCCGTTGTCGGTGTACTCATCTTTGGGGTAACCGTATTTTAACATTTCATTTTGCAACTCCTTGGGTACACGCGGATCGTGTCCATAAAAATACAACAGGCCCTTCGTGTAGCGCTCGTGATCTTTTATGATGCGTTGGCGCTCGGCATAACTTCCTTCGGGATAGCCGTGGTTCATGCCAATCATGTCTGTCGAAAATCCACCGCGGTTGTTGATATCGGTCTTTTGATGGGGCATGCGACTCATGATAAAGTAGTCATTCAAGGTGCGCTTTTCCGGCGTGGCCTGGAACAAACGAAGCAACAGCTCGTACTGGGTCGAATCGTATCCGGCGGGGCGTGTAATCTTTACCTGGTTGGCGGGATCCGTCGAGAGACAAATGCGATAGTTGTAGGCTTGGACGGATTTGTCGCCCGTGCCGCCGGGGAGCAGCGATGCTTTGCTGATGCCCCAAAGCAACCCGCTTTCGGGCTTGCCGGGAATCTTATACGGATCGATGTGATCGGGAAACTGATGCCCGTGTTGCACCTGAACGCCGTTGATGGTCTCCTGGAAGTCCCTGTTGTCCTCACGACCCACCACATAGTCCACCCCAGCCTTGGCCATGAGGTCGCCTTCATAGCCGCAGTCCATAAACATCTTGGCTTCGACGATGGTGTTGGGTAACGATGGATTGCCGGCGTTCTCCAATACAATCGCCGTGATGCGATTGCCTTGTTTCTTTACTTCCTTCAACTGGCTTTCATAGAGCACGGTGATCGACCCCTGCTTTACATAGTCCTTGAAAATATCTTCTGCCACATGCGGTTCGAAGGTCCACTGTTCAAATTTTCCATAGTGAAGACCCACGCGGCGATAGAAGTCGCGGGCCAGGCCAGTGATAGCATACTTGTTCCCGATGTCGGTATAACCCAGTCCACCCGAACTCATCCCACCCAGGTGTTTCCCCGGTTCGATGAGCAGGGCTTTCTTGCCAAGCTTTTGCGCAGTGTAGGCGGCGATGACACCGGCAGACGTTCCGCCATAAACACAGATGTCTACCTGAATTTTTTTTTGCGCCAGGGCCGGCGTGAGCGTGAGCCATACGCCCACCATCACATACAATAGTCTTTTGATCGCCATGTTATGTTGTTAAAAAGTAAAGTGAAGTAGCTGTAGTGATGAGGCGCGCGTCAGCTCCCTATGCATCAAGCCTCCGCGCGCTGCTCATCTCAACCCAACTAACTATTTTATCTTATCAATATCCTGTGTTCTGATCGGCGGCTGTCAGCGCCTTGTTGTACAACATTTCGGAGTTCGGGATAGGCCAAGACATATGTTTCTCTGCCACGTCGATTCCCTTCACATCCTTGATGCGTTGCTTGGCAATGCCGAGGCGCTTCAGGTCGAGCCAGCGTTTGCCTTCATACATCGTTTCGTAGCCGCGTTCTTCCACCACCTTATCGATAAAGGTGGTAGCGTCGTAATCACTCAGCACCAAGTCAACGGGGGATACTGTGTTGGCATCATAGCCGTAGCCTCTGCGATGTACTTTGTTCAAACTTTCCAATGCCGCCGCGGTAGGGCCTCCATTGGCGCGGCTTTCGGCCTCAGCGTGGAATAACAGCACGTCGGCGTAGCGATACCAGGGGAAATCGTTGCCGGCTCCTCCTAAGCTCGTGGCGATGGGATCTCTGTACTTTCTGAACAAACAAGTATTGGGTCCCAACCCGATGTCGACGTTGTAAAGAATATGCGCTTTCCGAAGGTCGTTCTTACTCCAGTTTTTGATCACGGAGTTGGCCACTGAATCCGTGTACTGCGCATAAACGCCACCGGGGCCATAGTATTTATACTGCGCCGTGGCGCGGTGCGCATAATTGACCAACCCAAATCCTTGCTGGCGAGAATACTTGAAATAGAAGACTTCTTCGGATGTCGTCACCACTTCGGGACCATAGATCTTCTGAAAATCTTCCGATGTAGAAACGGCTACTAAGCCGTATTTACCGGAAGCGATCACTTCAGCGGCCTTATCGCGGGCATTGGCCCAATCACCACGGGTTAAGTACACTTCCGACAGCAATGTTTTCGCGGCCCATTTTGTGGGCTTGCCGGGTTGTGCCGCCACGTCGGGCAGTGTGCTCTCTGCTTCCAAGGCGTCTTTGAGGATCAAGGCATACACATCGTCTACACTGGCGCGCGGTATGTTAGGTTCGAGCATGTTTTCTTCCGTGCGCAGAGGCACGCCATTCCAGTTGCGCACCATGGCAAAGTAAATGAGCGCGCGAAGATATTTCGCTTCGCCAACGATGGGCGCTGCCTGTGCCGCTGTGATCTCTTTACCATTGGGTACATTTTTGATCACGATGTTGGCGTTGCGGATCGATTGATAGAAGTTATCCCAGATGGCGCCCACCCGGGTGATGTTCGTGTTATCCAAACCTTGGTACAAGCTCACCGGCGTTTGACTTCCGCGTGAATTGCCATAGTCGGCCAAGCCTTCCAATTGGGCCGGGTAGTTGGTGCTCAACGCACCGTCTGTACGCATGGGTCCATAAATGGCATTTACGGCAGCGGTAGCTTCGTCTACCGTGTTGTAAAAAACTTCAGCCGACAGAGACTTGGGATGCTCTTCCAGCACATCGCTGCAACCCACAATGAGCGCAGCGGTCAACAGGTATAGAAATATTTTCTTCATGATAAATATCTTTTAATGTTGTTACGATCAGAATCCAAGTCGCAATCCCACCGTCATCGTCTTGGCCGTCGGGTAGCTATAGTGGTCGATGCCAAGCTGGATGGAATTGGCACTGCCATAGGAATTGACTTCGGGATCATACCACGAATAGCCCGTAAGTGTGATCAGGTTCTGGCCGCTGACATAGATCTGCGCTTTCCGCAGCCAATGCAATTCCAGCACCGACACCGGCAGGTTATAACTCAACTGGATGTTCTTGACGCGCAAGTAAGAGCCGTCTTCCACAAAGCGGTTCGACACCTGTGTTTGCGAGGTCCGGCTGATCACGGGATATTTTGCCGTAGGGTTTTCCGGAGTCCAATGGCTTTCATACACGTCGCGGGGCATGTTCAGCGCCTGACCATAGTCGAGGGTTTGGTTGACCGCACTGAGGTTGAAGATGTCGTTGCCTTGTGTGCCTTGAATAAAAATATTCAGCTCAAAGTTCTTGTATGACATCGTGGAATTGAAACCGTATACAAAATTGGGGTTCGGGTTTCCTATGATGCGCTTGTCGCCGATGTCGCGAATTCCGTTGCCGTTGAAATCTTCGTATACGATCCGGCCGGTGTTGTCATATCCTTTTTCCACGTAGCCAAAGAATGATCCGATCGGTTGACCTTCTCTCAGGATATTGATGTTGTCGTTGACCACCGAAATATCGATGGGCGCGCCCAACACATCACTGCCACCATACAATTTCACCACCTTGTTTCTGTTGAATGAAATATTGGCCGAGAGATCCCAACGGAAAGGTCCCTCCAATGCTACACCCCCCAGGGCAAGTTCGATTCCCTTGTTTTGCGTCTTCCCTACGTTTTGAATCGTATAGGAGTACCCCAACGACGATGCGAGCGGCACGGTATTCAGGAGATCACGTGTGTTCTTCACATAAAGGTCAGCCGAAAAGTTGACACGATTCTGGAAGAGACCGAGATCTAATCCGATGTCTGTTTGCGCAGTGGTCTCCCATTTCAAGGGACCCGCCAAACGGTTGGTGGGTGCGTAGTAGGTTGTCAAGGCATCGCCAAAAACGGCCTTACCCGATGCCAATTGATTGAGCGTTGAGTAGGGATCGATCGCGGTGCTACCGGTCTCACCATATCCGCCACGGATCTTAAGGTTGGAGATCACCCGGATGTTCTGCATAAACTCTTCCTCCGACACACGCCAGGCAAGCGATGCAGATGGGAAGCTTCCCCACTTTTGTCCGTCGGTGTAGCGCGAGGAGCCGTCGGCACGGAAGCTCACCGTAGCCAGGTATTTTCCTTTGAATCCATAGTTCACCCGTGCCAGGTAGGATAGCAAAGTCCATTCGGTGAAAGATGAAAAAGGAACACCCTGTGTGGCACCTGCTCCGATGTCGTAGGATTGCTGAACGTCGCTCACGAACCCGCTGGCGGACGTGTTGAGTTGCGTGGACTTGTAATTCTGATAGGTAAATCCAGCCACCGCCGAGATGGAGTGATTGTTAAACTCCTTCACATAACTGATCGTGTTCTCGTTTAGCACGCTGGTGGTTTGCTGTGTATTGATCGTAGCCGAGCCGGTGGAATTCACAAACTTCTTGGTGGTATACAAGTCATTGCGGTCGTCGGTATTTTCAATACCGCCCGAGATCTTGATAGAAAGACCATCCAAAACTTTATACGTGACTGCCCCATTGGCCAGCACTTTATTCGAGCGAATGAAGTCGGATTGCTGCTCGATAAAATTTAACGGGTTGGTGATCACGTTCGAGCCCCAGGAGTAAGCCGTGGAAAGGTTTGTATATGTGCCGTCGGCGTTGTACGGCGAAAAAGTCGGATAGCCCGACAACATCGCCGAGATCAATGAAGCGCCGCGGTTACCCTTGCCTGAGTTTTTACGATCTGAATCGATGCGGCTCAGAATGGTGCTGAG carries:
- a CDS encoding TonB-dependent receptor, translated to MKKERHVHGQLLFIMRVSCLYLFSIIAFFGMAHAADGNAQVLERKVSVRLENVSLREALQKIESVSDVKFLYQPQIIAASEKVNLTFTDERLADVLKKLLDPLAIRFESEGNQIVLMKQPRGAVDVAPGPQDNQQAFEVQISGTITDDLGQPLPGVNILVKGTTLGTTSDAEGKFSLSVADENSVLVFTFIGFLSQEVQVGQRTNLSVQMMPDVTSLSEIVVVGYGEMKKSDVTGSLASVKGEELNAYPSNNMMQSLSGRATGVQVSQNTGAPGAPISVRVRGTNSVQGSNEPLYVVDGFPYSSNPTLLNNADIESIEILKDASATAIYGSRGANGVVLITTKRGKAGKTTVDYDGYYGFQKIRKKIDMMNAQEYAQFYNEQAANDGLAPHFTQDQINSFGKGTDWQDVALRTAPIQNHSITVNGGGESTKFSISGSNFNQSGIIIGSDYVRNSLRANISTDISKKFKLDLSTILSRIDSDRKNSGKGNRGASLISAMLSGYPTFSPYNADGTYTNLSTAYSWGSNVITNPLNFIEQQSDFIRSNKVLANGAVTYKVLDGLSIKISGGIENTDDRNDLYTTKKFVNSTGSATINTQQTTSVLNENTISYVKEFNNHSISAVAGFTYQNYKSTQLNTSASGFVSDVQQSYDIGAGATQGVPFSSFTEWTLLSYLARVNYGFKGKYLATVSFRADGSSRYTDGQKWGSFPSASLAWRVSEEEFMQNIRVISNLKIRGGYGETGSTAIDPYSTLNQLASGKAVFGDALTTYYAPTNRLAGPLKWETTAQTDIGLDLGLFQNRVNFSADLYVKNTRDLLNTVPLASSLGYSYTIQNVGKTQNKGIELALGGVALEGPFRWDLSANISFNRNKVVKLYGGSDVLGAPIDISVVNDNINILREGQPIGSFFGYVEKGYDNTGRIVYEDFNGNGIRDIGDKRIIGNPNPNFVYGFNSTMSYKNFELNIFIQGTQGNDIFNLSAVNQTLDYGQALNMPRDVYESHWTPENPTAKYPVISRTSQTQVSNRFVEDGSYLRVKNIQLSYNLPVSVLELHWLRKAQIYVSGQNLITLTGYSWYDPEVNSYGSANSIQLGIDHYSYPTAKTMTVGLRLGF
- a CDS encoding FAD-dependent oxidoreductase, whose protein sequence is MKNILWITLCLLVTVTVYGQYDLVIVGGTPGGIMAGIAAAKQGKTSVILERTNHIGGLPANGLGATDIATRGATTGLFAEFISRVKKHYVTTYGENSKQVKDCSEGFHFEPSVGESVLEQMLAEQKNITVLKMRQFDVLEKNITVYNDVIQSIRVLNRENGKTEEYKGKIFLDATYEGDLGAAAKVPFRLGREGKDEFGETGAGVVYKYWGGPEGEGTTFQGDNAVQSYNYRLCLTNNPANRTEIQKPAKYNREEYVSLIEDVWTGRHTGVQMLDVTEAMLEENRKHIAKGNPSMIPGDRWGIARITNMVALPNEKADGNNQHMAFISTDLPEENWPWPTSGWAWRDAYAQRLRSYIEGLFWFAQNDKALPENFRKAAKEWGFAKDEYKDNGNFPRQVYVREGRRFEGEYFFTTKDATASTPDQRPVVHAASITASHYAFDSHAVRKREPNRPHLDGFLSYPSQVYTVPYGVMVPKTVDNLLLPVPVSGSHIGFSTLRMEPCWMAIGQAAGIASALAIDNQVKVRNVDLKVLQSKLLEQNATLIYYRDLQPTDPDFKMAQTLGLLGYLPGWEAQLNKPVDQPTLALWEKLSGRKLTAEPGKTLRKEVLQILFKNL
- a CDS encoding RagB/SusD family nutrient uptake outer membrane protein — encoded protein: MKKIFLYLLTAALIVGCSDVLEEHPKSLSAEVFYNTVDEATAAVNAIYGPMRTDGALSTNYPAQLEGLADYGNSRGSQTPVSLYQGLDNTNITRVGAIWDNFYQSIRNANIVIKNVPNGKEITAAQAAPIVGEAKYLRALIYFAMVRNWNGVPLRTEENMLEPNIPRASVDDVYALILKDALEAESTLPDVAAQPGKPTKWAAKTLLSEVYLTRGDWANARDKAAEVIASGKYGLVAVSTSEDFQKIYGPEVVTTSEEVFYFKYSRQQGFGLVNYAHRATAQYKYYGPGGVYAQYTDSVANSVIKNWSKNDLRKAHILYNVDIGLGPNTCLFRKYRDPIATSLGGAGNDFPWYRYADVLLFHAEAESRANGGPTAAALESLNKVHRRGYGYDANTVSPVDLVLSDYDATTFIDKVVEERGYETMYEGKRWLDLKRLGIAKQRIKDVKGIDVAEKHMSWPIPNSEMLYNKALTAADQNTGY
- a CDS encoding FAD-dependent oxidoreductase, whose product is MAIKRLLYVMVGVWLTLTPALAQKKIQVDICVYGGTSAGVIAAYTAQKLGKKALLIEPGKHLGGMSSGGLGYTDIGNKYAITGLARDFYRRVGLHYGKFEQWTFEPHVAEDIFKDYVKQGSITVLYESQLKEVKKQGNRITAIVLENAGNPSLPNTIVEAKMFMDCGYEGDLMAKAGVDYVVGREDNRDFQETINGVQVQHGHQFPDHIDPYKIPGKPESGLLWGISKASLLPGGTGDKSVQAYNYRICLSTDPANQVKITRPAGYDSTQYELLLRLFQATPEKRTLNDYFIMSRMPHQKTDINNRGGFSTDMIGMNHGYPEGSYAERQRIIKDHERYTKGLLYFYGHDPRVPKELQNEMLKYGYPKDEYTDNGNWSPQLYVREARRMVGAYVMRQANCVGAEVVKDGVGMAAYGMDSHNCQRLIIDGQVKNEGNVEVGVFGPYPIAYGSIVPKAAQCGNLFVPVCLSATHIAYGSIRMEPVFMVLGQSSAVAAAMAIDARTDIQNIDIAKLQQQLKSNPLADGRIMDILVDNDDTQHVTHTGSWTTEAKGGYGPSFFQADVTATTAESTVRFTPEIPKNGNYTAFLYMPKVKNLSAQSKVTVFDGKNKKEVIIKASDVVVEGQTSGEWVSLGTYALSKGTTASVELSTRQADGTVVADAVIFVPSQTGASK